The Archocentrus centrarchus isolate MPI-CPG fArcCen1 chromosome 12, fArcCen1, whole genome shotgun sequence genome includes a window with the following:
- the esm1 gene encoding endothelial cell-specific molecule 1: MFFLLITVLSSLVVHDAEAWGASVKYAVNCPDRCTAERCGGTQRCTRTVLDDCGCCQVCAAGRGEHCYRTVSGMHGVKCGPGLFCEFYKDEDDYGDEYGICKDCPYGTYGVECRKTCNCKGGICDRETGACLTLTFFAKIASKLKTEPHAGTEAGSGEVNTVQNTDQNTDRSTASKRLSPR, translated from the exons ATGTTTTTTCTGCTCATCACAGTGTTGTCTTCACTCGTGGTGCATGATGCTGAGGCATGGGGCGCCAGTGTTAAGTACGCGGTGAACTGCCCCGACAGATGCACCGCGGAGCGGTGTGGCGGGACGCAGCGGTGCACTCGGACGGTCCTGGATGACTGCGGCTGTTGCCAGGTCTGTGCAGCCGGCAGAGGGGAGCACTGTTACCGCACAGTGTCGGGGATGCACGGGGTGAAGTGCGGACCGGGATTATTCTGCGAGTTCTACAAGGATGAAGACGACTATGGAGACGAATATGGAATTTGCAAAG ACTGTCCCTATGGAACCTATGGGGTTGAGTGCCGTAAGACCTGCAACTGCAAGGGAGGAATTTGTGACAGAGAGACTGGCGCTTGTCTCACCCTCACATTCTTTGCCAAAATCGCCAGCAAGCTTAAGACTGAACCACACGCAG GGACTGAAGCGGGCTCGGGAGAAGTGAACACTGTGCAGAACACAGATCAGAACACAGACAGATCCACTGCTTCAAAGCGGCTCAGCCCTCGCTGA